ATGAAGCCTCGGAGGTATTGCAGTTCAACCGCGGATTGCTGCAAGGCGCGATTGAGAACATCACCCAGGGCATCAGCGTGGTCGACAAGGAGCTGCGTCTGGTGGCCTGGAACCGCCGCTACCTGGAAATGTTCGAGTACCCGGAAGGGCTGATTTTTATCGGCCGGCCTATTGCCGATATCATCCTGCACAACGCCGGCCGCGGTCTGTGCGGCCCCGGTGACCCGCAGGATCATGTGGAGAAGCGCATCAACTGGATGCGCCAGGGCACCGCGCATCGTTCCGAACGTCTGTTCCCCAGTGGCCAGGTGATCGAAATCATCGGCAACCCGATGCCCGGCGGCGGCTTTGTCATGAGTTTTACCGACATTTCCGATTTCCGCCGCGCCGAGCAGGCCCTCAAGGAATCCAACGAAAGCCTGGAGCAGCGCGTGGCCGAGCGTACCAGCGAACTGTCCGAGCTGAACCAGGCGTTGATCCAGGCCAAGGCCCAGACCGAGCGCGCCAGTCAGTCGCAAAGCCGCTTTCTCACCGCGGTCAGCCACGATCTGATGCAACCGATGAACGCTGCGCGACTGTTCTCGGCATCGCTATCGCACCAGTCGCACCTGCCCTCCGAAGCCGAAGAGCTGGTGCGACACCTGGATACCTCGCTGCGTTCAGCCGAGGACCTGATTTCGGATCTGCTGGATATCTCGCGCCTGGAAGCCGGGCGCATTCGTCCGGAGTGGACCGACTTCGGCCTGCGCGATCTGCTTGAGCCGTTAAGAATCGAACTTGGCGCGATGGCGGTGGAGCAGGGCGTGGACCTGCGTGTGCATATCAGTAACCTGCGTGTGCGCAGTGACATGCGCCTGCTGCGCCGGGTGTTGCAGAATTTCCTGACCAACGCCTTCCGCTATGCCGGGCGCTCCAAGGTGGTGCTTGGCGTGCGTCGCATGGGGGATCAGGTGCGAATCGAGGTCTGGGATCAGGGCCCGGGCATCCCCGAGGATAAGCTGCAGGTGATCTTTGAAGAGTTCCAGCGCCTGGACAGCCACCGTACCCAGGCAGAAAAGGGCCTGGGCCTGGGGTTGGCCATTGCTGACGGGCTGTGTCGGGTACTCGGGCATGAGCTGGCGGTGCGCTCCTGGCCGGGTGCCGGTAGCGTCTTCAGCGTGACCGTACCGCTGGCGCGCCACAAACGTCGCACCAGCACCAAGGCCGGTGCGCAAGTCAGCCCTATCGTCAGCGGCGCGCAGGTGCTGTGTATCGACAATGAGCCGAACATCCTCACGGGTATGCAGAGCCTGCTCAGCCGCTGGCAATGCAATGTCGCGGTGGCGCGGGATCGTGATGAGGTCCAACAGGTGCTGGCTCAGGGCTTCATGCCGCAATTGGTGCTGGTGGATTATCATCTGGACGCAGGCGACACCGGCGTGGAATTGATGCACTGGTTGCGGGTACTCAAAGGGCAGGAGTTTCCGGGCGTGATCATCAGCGCCGATGGACGCAGCGAGCTGGTCACCCAGATCCGGCTGGCCGGGCTGGATTTTCTGCCGAAACCGGTCAAGCCAGCCGCGCTGCGGGCGTTGATCAGCCGCTACGTGGAGCTGCAATAGCAGCACTCTTGGTGCCTAACTGTATCTTGTCTGGCGACGGCAGAGGCTGGTAGCTTAAGCCGCCTCATTGTTCGGGGTTATGTTGCATGTCTTCGCGGTTCAAAACGGCCTTGCTGGGCGCTCGGGATACCATCCCGATGTTGGTCGGCGCGCTGCCGTTCGGCATCATTTTCGGTACGTTGGCGGTGTCGTCGGGCTTGTCGGCGGGCGCTACACTGGCCATGTCTGCCCTGGTATTCGCAGGCTCTGCACAATTCATCGCTATCAGTCTGATCGCCTCGGGCACCGGACTTGTGGTGATTCTGTTGACCACCCTGATCGTCAACCTGCGGCACATGCTCTACAGCGCCAGCATGCTGCCGTATGTCCGCCACCTGCCGCAGCGTTGGCGGGTGCCGCTGGCCTTCTGGCTGACCGACGAAAGTTTCGCCGTGGTGCACCGTTATTATCAGAATGCGACTGTACCGCTGGCCGGTAAACAGTGGTATTTCTTCGGCTCCTGCCTGGCCATGTACAGCAACTGGTTTGCCTGCACGCTGGTCGGTGTGCTGCTGGGCCACGCATTGCCGGGTATGGCGCACTGGGGGCTGGATTTCGCCATGGTCGCGACTTTTATCGGCATCGTCGTCCCCTTGCTGCGCACGCGCCCCATGTTGGTCGCCGCGCTGGTAGCGGCAGTGGTGGCGGTCGCAGCCAATGGCCTGCCGTACAAGCTCGGCCTTATGCTCGCAGCCTTGCTCGGCGTGATCGCGGGTGTTATTGCAGCGCGCCTACAGCCCAAGGTGATCTATCCCGAGCAGGATCAGGGGGTGACCGATGAATCCCTATGAAATCGCTCTGATCGGCGGCATGGCGGTCATCACCTTTGCCATCCGCTACACGCTGTTCGCCGTGGGCCACCGGGTGCGTTTCAGCCCGCTGGTAACCCAGGCGTTGAGCTATGTACCGGTGGTGGTGCTCACGGCTATCGTTGCACCCGCCATGCTGATGCCGGACGGCGCCAACCTGGACCTGTCGCTGGATAATGCCTATCTGGTCGGTGGCATTGTGGCGATCGTGATCGCCGCCAAGTGGCGCAATCTGCTGGCCACCATCATCGGCGGCCTGGCGTTCTTCTTTATCTGGCGCTGGCTGTTCGGCTGATTACCAGAAGGTCGCCCGGCCACTGCGCACTGCGCTGATCATCAGCGTCAGCGCGGCCAGAGAAATCAACGTGGTGAAGCCCAGCACGGTAGTGCCAAAGCCGATGGCATCACTGGTAAAGCCCACTCCCAATACCACCGAAGCCATGGTCAGGTACGCCATCAGGTAGAAGGCCGAGATGATACCGCCACGCTCGGCCGGCGGTGCTACCTGGCTGATCGACGCGATAGCCACGACGCCCGTTGCGCCGGCCCCGGTGGCGGTCGCCAGCGTCGCCAGCCCGAACAGGCCCGGAGAACTGAGCAGTACCGATGCCGCCATGATCATCAAGCCAGCAATCAAGATGCTCGGTCCGGCAATCAGTAAGCGGTTCAAGGGCTGGCGCTGGCAGGCAAACTGACTGAGCCCGGCCATCAATTGCCAGGCCGCGGCGAACAACCCGGCCACCGCCCGGTCGCTGATACCGGTCAGGTTCATGGCCAAGCTTGGCCCCAGAGACGCGTATAAGCTGCCGGTAGACCAGGCCAGGCAAATGGTCGCCGCAGCAAACACGAAGGCACCAAGGAGTTCACGTGGCACTTTAATCGTGGTCGGGCGCCAGGCGCGCAGGCGGAAGTTGCTCTGCCGCTGGCCGATATGGGCGGGCCAGGGGGCGGTCAGCAGCAGAGTGATGGTTCCCAGGCAGAGGGCGACGATCACCATAAATGGCCAGAGGTCCGCGCCGGAACCAAAAAACAGCGCAAGCGAACTGACCGTCGGCCCGGCAAAGGCGCCCAAGGTGAAGAACAACGCAGACAGGGTAGCGGCGCGGGTCCAGTTCTCGTTGGGCTCCAGTTCGACCAGTGCCGCCGATGCTGCGCCGGTAACGATTCCGGTACCGATGCCCGTCAGAATGCGCGCCAGCCCCAGGCCGTAGATGCCCTCGGCTAGCATGAAGGCGACGGCCCCGCCCAGAATAAACAGCAGCCCGGGCACCATCATCTGCCGTCGGCCGAGCTTGTCAGACAATGACCCCAGCGTCAGCAGAGTGGTGACCACGCCCAGAACATAGATGGAAAACACCGCTGTAAGCGCTGTAGAGGAAAAGTCCCAGCGCGCCTGCCAGAACGAATACAGCGGGGTAGGCAGGTTACTGGCGAAGATGGTGGTGAAAATGGCCAGCAACGCCGCGACCATAGCCAGGCCCCGTCGGTCTTCCTTTGCTGGTGAAGTTGTCGTACCTGTCATGCGCCTGCCCCCGTCTCAATGCGCTGATTATCGCAGAGAGCGGGGCGGCCTGCGCGCTTGATGCACTATCAGCAGCGCTTATGACCCGGCGCCCGACTCGCCGAGTCGAAGCGGCGAACGGCCCAGATCCTTGGTCAATTCCCGTAGCGATAGGGGGTAGCTGCTATCCAGCGCGCGCTTGCGCAAATCGGTCAGCTGGCTCATATCCCGCGGTTCGGCGGGCCAGGTTTCCACGTGCTTAATCAACTGCGCGCTTTGATCCTGCGGGTTCACGCGGGCCAGGGCAAAGCGAAAAGGATGGTAGCCGGTCATGCCCAGGCGCAGGTCGGTCACTACCCACTGGTTGTCGATCAGGTCATAGCGCAGGATGTCGCGGGTAAACCAGCGCAATCTATCGTGCTGCTCGGACCCCTCCAGCGACGGAGCGGCTTCGCTGTAATGCCGCGGCATGCGTTCCAGCACCGGCGGTTTATCGTCGAACCAGCTC
This genomic stretch from Halopseudomonas pelagia harbors:
- a CDS encoding AzlC family ABC transporter permease — encoded protein: MSSRFKTALLGARDTIPMLVGALPFGIIFGTLAVSSGLSAGATLAMSALVFAGSAQFIAISLIASGTGLVVILLTTLIVNLRHMLYSASMLPYVRHLPQRWRVPLAFWLTDESFAVVHRYYQNATVPLAGKQWYFFGSCLAMYSNWFACTLVGVLLGHALPGMAHWGLDFAMVATFIGIVVPLLRTRPMLVAALVAAVVAVAANGLPYKLGLMLAALLGVIAGVIAARLQPKVIYPEQDQGVTDESL
- a CDS encoding AzlD domain-containing protein produces the protein MNPYEIALIGGMAVITFAIRYTLFAVGHRVRFSPLVTQALSYVPVVVLTAIVAPAMLMPDGANLDLSLDNAYLVGGIVAIVIAAKWRNLLATIIGGLAFFFIWRWLFG
- a CDS encoding MFS transporter codes for the protein MTGTTTSPAKEDRRGLAMVAALLAIFTTIFASNLPTPLYSFWQARWDFSSTALTAVFSIYVLGVVTTLLTLGSLSDKLGRRQMMVPGLLFILGGAVAFMLAEGIYGLGLARILTGIGTGIVTGAASAALVELEPNENWTRAATLSALFFTLGAFAGPTVSSLALFFGSGADLWPFMVIVALCLGTITLLLTAPWPAHIGQRQSNFRLRAWRPTTIKVPRELLGAFVFAAATICLAWSTGSLYASLGPSLAMNLTGISDRAVAGLFAAAWQLMAGLSQFACQRQPLNRLLIAGPSILIAGLMIMAASVLLSSPGLFGLATLATATGAGATGVVAIASISQVAPPAERGGIISAFYLMAYLTMASVVLGVGFTSDAIGFGTTVLGFTTLISLAALTLMISAVRSGRATFW